Proteins co-encoded in one Novosphingobium sp. PP1Y genomic window:
- a CDS encoding DMT family transporter encodes MSDSNTEAAASQAKVVAAFLIVTAIWGSTWLVIKDQVGLVPASWSITYRFAIACIGMFIFAKLRGDPLRLSREGMILSVFVGLSQFFLNFQFVYRAEIHLTSGLVAVFYALLMVPNTLLGRLFLKETVKPRFVFGSLIAIAGIALLLIHEFRDAPPDSRIALGIALTCAGLFSASSANVLQATPAGRRQLVVPLLAWSMVWGTLADALFSIVTAGPPVVDMRWGYLAGIAYLAIFGSVVSFPLYFVLIRTLGAGRAAYNGVAVPVVAMVLSTFFEDYRWTGLAGGGALLALVGLLFALSARAKRA; translated from the coding sequence ATGAGCGATAGCAATACCGAAGCGGCCGCTTCGCAGGCCAAGGTCGTGGCTGCCTTCCTGATCGTGACCGCGATCTGGGGGTCGACATGGCTGGTGATCAAGGACCAGGTCGGCCTCGTTCCGGCCAGCTGGTCGATCACCTACCGTTTCGCCATCGCCTGCATCGGCATGTTCATCTTCGCGAAGCTGCGCGGCGATCCGCTGCGCCTCTCGCGCGAGGGGATGATCCTCTCGGTCTTCGTGGGTCTCTCGCAGTTCTTCCTGAACTTCCAGTTCGTGTACCGCGCTGAAATCCACCTGACCTCCGGGCTGGTCGCCGTGTTTTACGCGCTGCTGATGGTACCCAATACGCTGCTGGGGCGACTGTTCCTGAAGGAGACGGTGAAGCCGCGCTTCGTCTTCGGCTCGCTGATCGCCATCGCGGGGATCGCCCTGCTGCTGATCCATGAATTTCGCGATGCGCCGCCCGACAGCCGCATTGCACTGGGCATTGCGCTGACTTGCGCCGGACTGTTCAGCGCATCGTCTGCCAACGTGCTGCAGGCCACGCCCGCCGGGCGACGCCAGCTCGTCGTGCCGCTGCTTGCCTGGTCAATGGTCTGGGGCACGCTTGCCGACGCGCTGTTCAGCATCGTCACCGCAGGGCCGCCGGTGGTCGACATGCGCTGGGGCTATCTTGCCGGGATCGCCTATCTGGCGATTTTCGGGTCGGTGGTATCCTTCCCGCTCTACTTCGTGCTGATCCGTACGCTGGGCGCAGGCCGGGCAGCCTACAACGGCGTGGCTGTTCCGGTCGTCGCGATGGTGCTGTCGACCTTTTTCGAGGACTATCGCTGGACCGGCCTTGCCGGCGGTGGCGCGCTGCTGGCGCTCGTCGGCCTGCTCTTTGCGCTGTCAGCGCGGGCGAAGCGCGCGTAG
- a CDS encoding M48 family metallopeptidase — translation MMHGKRAVMVLVAGLAILSGPAMAASAPQSGFDVDQATRLWLDTLQGPARARSDAYFEGGYWLPLWGTLIAVLIDWALLHLRLSGRFRDWGSRISQRPSAIAAVTALLYLLAGSVLTLPWTIYSQFIRERSYGLMNLSFGGWLGEQAISLAFSLVVGTAVLAALYAAIRRFPRRWWVLGTGIVAVFAFVALLLAPIYLSPLFNTYREMPQGPLRDRIVAMANRFDVPVKHIYVFDASKQSDRISANVSGIGPTIRISLNDNLLNRSTPEEIEAVMGHELGHYVLGHAWRNIAFFVVLAALCLFVVARIAPWLIARYGQSWGVQDLSDPASVPVMMICISILSLLATPLTNSLIRIDESEADAFGLDAAREPDAFAAVAMKLADYRKIEPGPVEEMLFFDHPSGATRVRMAMQWKKDHVPDARMVRPTPLPQHFGEHRK, via the coding sequence ATGATGCATGGCAAGCGCGCAGTGATGGTGCTGGTCGCGGGGTTGGCGATCCTTTCGGGCCCGGCCATGGCGGCAAGCGCGCCGCAGTCCGGATTCGACGTCGACCAGGCGACCCGACTCTGGCTCGACACGCTGCAAGGCCCCGCCCGCGCCCGGTCCGACGCCTATTTCGAAGGCGGTTACTGGCTACCCCTGTGGGGCACGCTGATCGCGGTGCTGATCGACTGGGCGCTGCTCCACTTGCGCCTGTCCGGCCGGTTCCGGGACTGGGGCAGCCGGATTTCGCAGCGCCCTTCGGCCATTGCGGCGGTAACCGCGCTGCTCTACCTGCTCGCCGGTTCCGTGCTCACGCTGCCCTGGACGATCTACAGCCAGTTCATCCGCGAACGCTCCTACGGACTGATGAACCTGTCATTCGGCGGCTGGCTGGGCGAACAGGCGATCTCCCTTGCCTTCAGCCTGGTAGTGGGAACCGCCGTGCTGGCCGCGCTCTATGCCGCGATACGCCGCTTCCCGCGCCGCTGGTGGGTGCTTGGCACCGGCATCGTCGCCGTCTTTGCGTTTGTCGCGCTGCTGCTGGCGCCGATCTATCTATCGCCGCTGTTCAACACCTACAGGGAAATGCCGCAGGGCCCGCTGCGCGACCGCATCGTCGCCATGGCGAACCGGTTCGATGTCCCGGTAAAGCACATCTACGTCTTCGACGCGAGCAAGCAGAGCGACCGGATTTCCGCCAATGTTTCCGGCATCGGCCCGACGATCCGCATCAGCCTCAACGACAATCTCCTCAACCGCTCGACGCCCGAGGAGATCGAGGCGGTGATGGGCCATGAGCTGGGCCACTACGTGCTCGGCCATGCCTGGCGCAACATCGCCTTCTTCGTTGTCCTTGCCGCCCTGTGCCTGTTCGTCGTGGCGCGCATCGCCCCCTGGCTTATCGCCCGGTATGGCCAGAGTTGGGGTGTTCAGGATCTTTCCGATCCGGCATCGGTTCCGGTGATGATGATCTGCATCTCCATTCTCTCCCTGCTGGCGACACCGCTGACGAACAGCCTGATCCGCATCGACGAAAGCGAGGCCGACGCCTTCGGCCTCGACGCCGCACGCGAACCCGACGCCTTCGCCGCGGTAGCGATGAAGCTGGCCGACTATCGCAAGATCGAGCCGGGCCCCGTCGAGGAAATGCTGTTCTTCGACCATCCCTCCGGAGCGACGCGGGTGCGCATGGCGATGCAGTGGAAGAAAGACCATGTGCCCGATGCCCGGATGGTCCGTCCCACCCCCCTGCCCCAGCACTTCGGAGAACATCGCAAGTGA
- the pepN gene encoding aminopeptidase N, whose protein sequence is MDIASTPADSEANMQVADAAPPPQAPPVIHREDYLPPAWLVPQIALEFALGVDETHVTSKLSVQRNPAGNGSDLIRLNGDQIAPLSVRVDGEAINDWRLDGPDLLIELHGQAHEIEIETLIKPIANSQLMGLYASHGMLCTQCEAEGFRRITFFPDRPDVLSVYSVRMAGDKAAFPILLSNGNCTAQGEGENGTHWAEWHDPWPKPSYLFALVAGNLVANSAAYTTRSGRQVALNIWVRPGDESRTQHALDSLIASMKWDEQTFGREYDLDLFNVVAVSDFNMGAMENKGLNIFNTRYVLADPDTATDADYDAIEGVIGHEYFHNWSGNRITCRDWFQLSLKEGFTVLRDQLFSADMGSEPVKRIEDVRVLRSAQFPEDSGPLAHPIRPDSYQEISNFYTATVYNKGAEVIRMMRTMAGPERFRKGTDLYFERHDGEAATCEDFIKAIEEGAGLDLEQFRLWYSQAGTPQVQVRMAHEGDAVTLTVSQAVPSTPGQAMKQPMPIPLRIALFDRDTASHDGERLIILDKASDTFRFEGYAKAPVLSVNRGFSAPIALDVERPVEDLVFLAASDDDPFARYEAMQSLVVRHLIAAVSDAMSASAKAAERNAVKRAFAAVLDDVALDDLMRGELLMLPPVSYLAEQLLVADPSALYEAREDLKAWLGRELSASLRALHDRVSAIPYSRDAGARGARKCKAQALIYIAAADPAEGARRADTQYWAADNMTDRQSALSVLCGLDVPERKQALDDFHKRYEGNALVIDKWFALQAGSTHPLVLDHIRDLALHPDFTMSNPNRVRALYMSAAVNPKAFHDAGGEGYRTIGELIRRLDPINPQTAARFVPALGRWRRIEAERSHLMKAELEKIASLPDLSRDVREQVTKSLG, encoded by the coding sequence ATGGACATCGCCAGCACTCCCGCCGACTCCGAAGCCAACATGCAGGTTGCCGACGCCGCGCCGCCGCCACAGGCGCCGCCGGTCATCCACCGCGAAGACTACTTGCCGCCGGCCTGGCTGGTGCCGCAGATCGCGCTGGAGTTCGCACTTGGCGTCGATGAGACGCACGTCACTTCGAAGCTTTCGGTGCAGCGCAATCCGGCCGGGAACGGATCGGACCTGATCCGTCTGAATGGCGATCAGATTGCGCCGCTTTCGGTGAGGGTCGATGGCGAGGCGATCAACGACTGGCGGCTCGACGGCCCGGACCTGCTGATCGAACTGCACGGCCAGGCCCACGAAATTGAGATCGAGACGCTGATCAAGCCGATCGCCAACAGCCAGCTGATGGGCCTGTATGCTTCCCACGGGATGCTGTGCACGCAGTGCGAGGCAGAGGGCTTCCGCCGGATCACGTTCTTTCCCGACCGGCCTGACGTGCTTTCGGTCTATTCGGTGCGCATGGCCGGCGACAAGGCGGCTTTCCCGATCCTGCTCTCGAACGGCAACTGTACCGCGCAGGGGGAAGGGGAGAACGGTACCCACTGGGCCGAGTGGCACGATCCCTGGCCCAAGCCGAGCTATCTCTTCGCGCTCGTCGCCGGGAATCTCGTCGCCAACAGTGCCGCTTACACGACCCGCAGCGGCCGCCAGGTCGCGCTGAACATCTGGGTGCGTCCCGGGGATGAGAGCCGCACCCAGCACGCGCTCGATTCGCTGATCGCCTCGATGAAGTGGGACGAGCAAACCTTCGGGCGCGAATACGACCTCGACCTGTTCAATGTCGTCGCCGTTTCCGACTTCAACATGGGGGCGATGGAGAACAAGGGCCTCAATATCTTCAACACCCGTTATGTCCTGGCCGATCCGGACACGGCGACCGATGCCGATTACGATGCGATCGAAGGCGTGATCGGACACGAGTACTTCCACAACTGGTCCGGCAACCGGATCACCTGCCGCGACTGGTTCCAGCTTTCGCTCAAGGAAGGCTTCACGGTGCTGCGCGACCAGCTGTTCAGTGCCGACATGGGTTCGGAGCCGGTCAAGCGGATCGAGGACGTGCGCGTCCTTCGCTCGGCCCAGTTCCCCGAGGATTCGGGCCCGCTGGCGCACCCGATCCGGCCCGATTCCTACCAGGAGATCTCCAACTTCTATACCGCGACGGTCTATAACAAGGGCGCCGAGGTCATCCGCATGATGCGGACCATGGCGGGGCCGGAGCGCTTCCGCAAAGGCACCGATCTCTACTTCGAACGCCATGACGGCGAAGCGGCGACCTGCGAGGATTTCATCAAGGCGATCGAGGAAGGCGCCGGACTGGACCTCGAGCAGTTCCGCCTCTGGTACTCGCAGGCCGGAACGCCGCAAGTGCAGGTTCGCATGGCCCATGAAGGCGATGCCGTGACCCTCACGGTCAGCCAGGCCGTTCCTTCCACCCCGGGGCAGGCGATGAAGCAGCCCATGCCGATTCCCCTGCGGATCGCCCTGTTCGACCGCGATACGGCCAGCCACGACGGCGAACGGCTCATCATCCTCGACAAGGCCAGCGACACTTTCCGCTTCGAGGGATATGCCAAGGCCCCGGTGCTTTCGGTCAACCGCGGCTTCTCCGCGCCGATCGCCCTCGATGTCGAGCGGCCGGTCGAGGACCTGGTGTTCCTCGCCGCCAGCGACGACGATCCCTTTGCACGATACGAGGCGATGCAGAGCCTTGTCGTTCGCCACCTGATCGCGGCCGTGTCGGACGCCATGAGCGCATCGGCCAAGGCCGCAGAGCGCAACGCCGTGAAGCGCGCCTTCGCCGCCGTGCTCGACGATGTCGCCCTCGATGACCTGATGCGCGGTGAGCTGCTGATGCTGCCGCCTGTCTCCTACCTGGCCGAGCAGCTGCTGGTCGCCGACCCGAGCGCACTTTACGAGGCGCGCGAGGATCTCAAGGCATGGCTGGGCCGGGAGCTTTCCGCCTCGCTGCGGGCGCTGCACGACCGCGTTTCCGCGATACCATACAGCCGTGATGCCGGCGCGCGCGGCGCGCGCAAGTGCAAGGCGCAGGCGCTGATCTACATTGCCGCGGCCGATCCGGCCGAAGGGGCGCGCCGGGCCGATACGCAGTACTGGGCGGCGGACAATATGACCGATCGCCAGAGTGCGCTGAGCGTGCTGTGCGGACTTGACGTGCCCGAGCGCAAGCAGGCGCTGGACGACTTCCACAAGCGCTATGAAGGCAATGCGCTCGTCATCGACAAGTGGTTTGCGCTTCAGGCCGGATCCACCCATCCGCTGGTGCTCGACCACATCCGCGACCTTGCGCTGCACCCGGATTTCACGATGTCCAATCCCAACCGGGTGCGGGCGCTCTACATGTCTGCGGCGGTCAATCCCAAGGCATTCCACGATGCCGGCGGGGAAGGCTATCGCACCATCGGCGAATTGATTCGCCGGCTCGATCCGATCAACCCGCAGACTGCGGCGCGCTTCGTCCCGGCCCTGGGGCGCTGGCGGCGAATCGAAGCGGAGCGCTCCCACCTGATGAAGGCAGAGCTCGAGAAGATTGCATCGCTGCCGGATCTGTCGCGCGACGTGCGCGAACAGGTGACCAAGAGCCTTGGCTGA
- the pgeF gene encoding peptidoglycan editing factor PgeF encodes MTGAAAVEVNRAALLEGLPHGFLGRRGGVSRGAVAGLNVGLGSGDDPGDVAENRARAVAAVQPGARLVSVYQVHSPDCVVVGEDPWMDDARPHADALVTDRPGLLLGIVTADCAPVLLADREAGVVGAAHAGWKGAIGGVTDRTVEAMETLGAKAGRIVAAIGPCIAQASYEVDQSFFDRFCKDDSENVRFFVAGRKRHHHFDLEGYVAARLEAAGLAAVERLRLDTYAEPDRFFSFRLATHRNEPAYGRELSLIGLG; translated from the coding sequence ATGACCGGCGCCGCAGCGGTCGAAGTCAACCGGGCTGCACTGCTGGAGGGGCTGCCGCACGGGTTCCTCGGCCGGCGCGGCGGCGTGAGCCGGGGCGCGGTCGCCGGGCTGAATGTAGGGCTCGGCTCGGGCGACGATCCCGGCGACGTGGCCGAGAATCGCGCGCGCGCCGTCGCCGCGGTCCAGCCTGGCGCGCGGCTGGTCTCGGTCTATCAGGTCCACTCGCCCGACTGCGTCGTCGTGGGCGAGGATCCATGGATGGATGACGCCCGCCCGCATGCCGATGCCCTTGTCACAGATCGCCCGGGGCTGCTGCTGGGGATCGTCACGGCCGACTGCGCGCCGGTCCTGCTGGCCGACCGCGAAGCGGGCGTCGTCGGCGCTGCCCATGCCGGCTGGAAAGGTGCCATCGGCGGCGTCACCGACCGCACCGTGGAGGCCATGGAGACGCTAGGGGCAAAGGCGGGCCGGATCGTCGCTGCGATCGGTCCCTGCATCGCCCAGGCGTCCTACGAAGTGGACCAGTCCTTCTTCGACCGCTTCTGCAAGGACGATTCCGAGAACGTCCGATTCTTCGTGGCGGGCCGGAAAAGGCATCATCATTTCGATCTGGAAGGTTATGTCGCCGCGCGTCTCGAGGCTGCAGGGCTTGCCGCGGTGGAGCGTCTGCGTCTCGATACTTATGCCGAACCGGACCGATTCTTTTCCTTCCGCCTGGCCACGCACCGCAACGAACCCGCCTATGGGCGCGAGCTTTCGCTGATCGGGCTGGGCTGA
- the petA gene encoding ubiquinol-cytochrome c reductase iron-sulfur subunit, which yields MAEVDGVRRRDFINIAAVSAAGVAGVGVVIPLVSQMSASADVLAASSTEVDISAIQPGQAIKAIFRKQPVFVRNLTPKEIKEANAVDVSTLRDPQTLEERTKEGKENWLITMGVCTHLGCVPLGAGEGENRGEFGGYFCPCHGSSYDTAARIRKGPAPKNLEVPEYEFTSDTVVKIG from the coding sequence ATGGCAGAAGTAGATGGCGTGCGGCGGCGCGACTTCATCAATATCGCCGCAGTAAGCGCGGCGGGTGTCGCTGGCGTTGGGGTAGTGATTCCCCTGGTCAGCCAGATGTCGGCATCGGCCGACGTTCTTGCGGCTTCGTCGACCGAAGTCGATATCTCCGCGATCCAGCCGGGGCAGGCGATCAAGGCGATTTTCCGCAAGCAGCCGGTCTTCGTGCGCAACCTGACTCCCAAGGAGATCAAGGAAGCGAACGCGGTCGACGTCTCGACCCTGCGCGATCCGCAGACGCTGGAAGAGCGTACCAAGGAAGGCAAGGAAAACTGGCTTATCACCATGGGCGTTTGCACCCACCTCGGCTGTGTGCCGCTGGGTGCCGGCGAGGGTGAGAACCGCGGCGAGTTCGGCGGTTACTTCTGCCCCTGCCACGGTTCTTCCTATGACACCGCCGCCCGCATCCGTAAGGGCCCCGCGCCCAAGAACCTCGAGGTTCCGGAGTACGAATTCACCTCCGATACCGTCGTCAAGATCGGTTAA
- a CDS encoding cytochrome b/b6, which translates to MSFPWAKEYKPSHPFMKWMDDRLPLPRLVYNAVGSGYEVPRNLNYFWNFGFLAGLCLVLQIVTGIVMAMHYASNTAVAFDTIEMTVRDVNWGWLMRYAHANGASAFFVVIYIHIFRGFFYGSYKAPREMVWLLGVVIFLLMMATAFMGYVLPWGQMSFWGAKVITGLFSAIPLVGEPLQQWLLGGFAPDNAALNRFFSLHYLLPFVILGVVILHIWALHIPGSSNPTGVEVKSESDTVPFYPYYVAKDGWAIGVFAFLYCAMVFFFPNALGHPDNYIPANPMSTPAHIVPEWYFWPFYAILRAFTQDFFFIPAKLMGVLAMFGAILVWFFLPWLDKSPVRSGSYRPLYKKFFWFGLIPAMAVLFYCGGAPAAEPYVMFSQIAALYYFAHFLIILPIVSAIEKPLPLPYSITESVLGEDEAAKLAPSA; encoded by the coding sequence ATGAGCTTTCCCTGGGCCAAGGAATACAAGCCTTCCCATCCCTTCATGAAGTGGATGGACGACCGGCTTCCCCTGCCGCGCCTCGTCTATAACGCTGTCGGCAGCGGCTACGAGGTTCCGCGCAACCTCAACTATTTCTGGAACTTCGGTTTCCTCGCGGGGCTCTGCCTCGTGCTGCAGATCGTCACCGGTATCGTGATGGCGATGCACTATGCATCGAACACCGCGGTGGCATTCGACACCATCGAGATGACGGTGCGCGACGTGAACTGGGGCTGGCTGATGCGCTATGCGCACGCCAACGGCGCCTCGGCATTCTTCGTCGTCATCTACATCCACATCTTCCGCGGATTCTTCTACGGTTCGTACAAGGCGCCGCGCGAAATGGTGTGGCTGCTGGGCGTCGTGATCTTCCTGCTGATGATGGCGACCGCCTTCATGGGCTACGTGCTTCCCTGGGGCCAGATGAGCTTCTGGGGCGCCAAGGTCATCACCGGCCTGTTCTCCGCAATTCCGCTTGTCGGTGAACCGCTGCAGCAGTGGCTGCTCGGCGGCTTCGCGCCGGACAATGCCGCGCTGAACCGCTTCTTCTCGCTGCACTACCTGCTGCCGTTCGTGATCCTGGGCGTCGTGATCCTGCACATCTGGGCACTGCACATCCCGGGTTCCTCGAACCCGACCGGCGTCGAAGTGAAGAGCGAGAGCGACACCGTTCCGTTCTATCCCTACTACGTTGCCAAGGACGGCTGGGCGATCGGCGTCTTCGCGTTCCTGTACTGCGCGATGGTGTTCTTCTTCCCGAACGCCCTGGGCCACCCGGACAACTACATTCCGGCCAACCCGATGAGCACGCCCGCGCACATCGTTCCCGAATGGTACTTCTGGCCGTTCTACGCGATCCTGCGCGCTTTCACCCAGGACTTCTTCTTCATCCCGGCAAAGCTCATGGGCGTGCTGGCGATGTTCGGCGCGATCCTGGTCTGGTTTTTCCTGCCGTGGCTCGACAAGTCGCCGGTGCGTTCGGGCTCCTATCGCCCGCTGTACAAGAAGTTCTTCTGGTTCGGCCTGATCCCGGCCATGGCGGTCCTGTTCTACTGCGGCGGTGCGCCGGCGGCAGAACCCTACGTCATGTTCAGCCAGATCGCCGCGCTGTACTACTTCGCGCACTTCCTGATCATCCTGCCGATCGTCTCGGCCATCGAGAAGCCGCTGCCGCTGCCCTATTCCATCACCGAGTCCGTTCTCGGCGAGGATGAGGCTGCCAAGCTCGCTCCCTCGGCGTGA
- a CDS encoding cytochrome c1 gives MARILSILVGLFFTVALAWSFVLGAITAATDPSPPTAEHEFHLLPKEVHFSFDGPFGKFDNQQLQRGFQVYKEVCSACHALKHVAFRDLAALGYTEAEVKAIAAGFTVPGVDPNTGESTMRPGAPTDYFPSPFANDVAARAANNNAVPPDLSLITKARHEGPAYVYSLLTGFQDQPAELLKEFPDAKTPSGLHYNPYFPNLNLAMAPPLTADGQVEYGDGTKSTVDQMSKDVAAFLTWAAEPKLEKRKQTGWPILGFLLFATILGYMSYRNIWADKKH, from the coding sequence ATGGCACGCATTCTCTCGATCCTCGTCGGGCTGTTCTTCACGGTAGCCCTGGCCTGGTCCTTCGTGCTCGGCGCCATCACGGCTGCGACTGATCCGTCGCCGCCCACGGCCGAGCATGAATTCCACCTCCTGCCCAAGGAAGTGCACTTCTCGTTCGACGGCCCCTTCGGCAAGTTCGACAACCAGCAACTCCAGCGCGGCTTCCAGGTCTACAAGGAAGTCTGCTCGGCCTGCCACGCGCTCAAGCACGTCGCTTTCCGCGACCTTGCCGCGCTCGGTTACACCGAAGCTGAAGTGAAGGCGATCGCGGCCGGCTTCACGGTTCCGGGCGTTGACCCGAACACCGGTGAATCCACCATGCGTCCGGGCGCGCCGACGGATTACTTCCCGTCGCCGTTCGCCAACGACGTGGCGGCTCGCGCTGCGAACAACAACGCGGTTCCGCCGGATCTCTCGCTGATCACCAAGGCGCGCCACGAAGGCCCGGCCTATGTGTACTCGCTGCTGACCGGCTTCCAGGACCAGCCCGCCGAACTCCTGAAGGAGTTCCCGGATGCCAAGACGCCGTCGGGCCTGCACTACAACCCGTACTTCCCGAACCTGAACCTCGCGATGGCTCCGCCGCTCACTGCCGATGGCCAGGTCGAGTACGGTGACGGCACCAAGTCGACCGTCGACCAGATGTCGAAGGACGTCGCGGCGTTCCTGACCTGGGCTGCAGAGCCCAAGCTGGAAAAGCGCAAGCAGACCGGCTGGCCGATCCTCGGCTTCCTGCTCTTCGCCACCATCCT